The Anopheles stephensi strain Indian unplaced genomic scaffold, UCI_ANSTEP_V1.0 ucontig418, whole genome shotgun sequence sequence aagccttactactccttggagcagtcatcagagaaccatatagtaggaacagccgaatatggaaccctttttgttctttggaaacctcctacaacttgtatggcgactatggggaccttcatatcgtactcagttggtacccctcttcatcgaggagtcactttgatacccccaacagacctttggacaaagctttacttctccttggagcagttttcagggaaccatatagtaggaacattcgaatatggaaccattttcgttctttggacacctcctataacttgaatggcgactatggggaccttcatttcgtactctgttggtacccctattcatcgagggtatcactttgataaccccaacagacctttggacaccgtctaactactccttagagcagtcatcagagaaccatttagtaggaacagccgaatatggaaccattttcgttctttggacacctcctataacttgaatggcgactatgaggacctttatatcgtactcagttggtacccctattcatcgagggtatcgctttgatacccccaacagacctttagaCACCGTCTTATCAATCCTCAGAGCAGTCAtcggagaaccatatagtaggaacagccgaatatggaacccttatcgtactttggacacctcctataacttgtatggcgactatggggaccttcatatcgtactcagttggtacccctcttcatcgaggagtcactttgatacccccaacagacctttggacaaagctttactgtataaattacaccggtcgcgaagggaggaaacttgtgatatttgggaatttctaaaactggagcggataattgaatatgtgttatgcgtttggaagttgcttttgtaatgtttattcaaccgtcagatttgtacataattcaattactctagttcacttttcttacatcggcgtctggtttatactctctgctcgtagtgttgtcaagtgttgtttatttttcatgcaataacaattcaaaatattttcatgcaaattaattaattatactaattatccaaattcaacattccggccaccaaaagagaattcttttaaatGCATGAAACTATGTGATCGACGTGTAAACTTAACTTGACTTGACGCTCCAAATGTCAACAACtgttgtttactatttccCACGTGTATCCTTCTTCCGCTCTAACCTCTCTGTTCGATTGGATTGGGTAGTAACGCGATTCTGCTGACGGCtcgaacaatttcttttcctgtgcccACTCGTAAAGTTACTACTCTCACTACACCGTCTTTTCCTGGGTGCAAAGCTGTTATTCGCCCTTTTGGCCAAACTGCAGGTGGGGTATTGTCTTCTTTCACGATCACTAATTGGTTCACTTCTAGCTTCACCGGTGTATTGTTCGCGTGCTTTGCCCTGGCCTGTAGCTGCTGTAGATATTCTGGGTACCACCGTGCCCAAATCTCTTGCATCTGCCTTTGCACTAATTGGTACTCCTTCAAACGGTTCGGAGAAATCTTGCTAAGATCTACTTGTGGTACCGCCTGCATGCTACTCCCTATCAAGAAATGGCCCGGGGTTAGTGCTTCCAAATCTGTTGGCTCATCTGATATTGGTATCAATGGACGCGAATTTAAACAAAGCTCAACTTGTGCCAGAagggtaagcatattttcttgCGTCACACTTCTAACTCCTATCGTCTTTAACAGATGCCTTTTAGCGGACTTAACTGCCGCTTCCCAAAGTCCTCCAAAATGAGGCGCACGCGGGGGGATAAACTTCCATACCAGTTCGTTCTCTGCGCACCAATCAAAGATCGCTCTCCTATCACCCTCATCGATTTTCAGCATCCTATAGATGCGATGCAACTCGTGTGCCGCGCCCTTGAACGTCGTTGCATTGTCCGAATGCAATTCGGCTACTTTACCACGTCTCGCGACAAAGCGACGTAGTGCTGATTGGAAGGCAGTCGATGTGAGATCACTCACCAGCTCGATATGGACTGCCCTTGTCGCGAAACATACGAATATCGCGATGTATGCCTTCGTTGGGCTTCGGTTGCGGACGGTCGACTTTAACAAAAACGGCCCACAGTAGTCGACGCCGCTGACGGCAAACGGTCGCGTTGGTGTCACTCGTGACTTAGGCAAATCAGCTACCGCCTGTTTCACCAGCGTTGGCTTGTTCCGAAAGCATGTGTGGCATCGATGATACACGCTCTTTGCTAAGTTTCGGCCCCCAATCAACCAAAACTTCTGCCGGATTGTTGCTAACATGAATTGTGGCCCCGCGTGCATcttttgatgatgagtgtTCTCGACCAGTAGTGTCGACAGCCGATGTGATGCAGCGAGGACAATCGGATGTTTGGTTGACTGTGGTATGTTGGCGTTACcaagccggccaccgacgcgtaacacacccTTTGGGTCGAGGTATGGAGACAACCACTTTAGTCTCGACCTTCCGCTCACCAGCTTTCCTCGTTTCAGGTCGTCCATCTCCTCCGCAAACGAATCATGTTGTGCCCGTTGACACAACCTCAGTTCCGCATCCTGCAACTCCGCcgctgtaagcggtggaacgGAACTCAATAGCGTCTTCATGTCTGTATTCCGCTTGACGCTGTTGATCGACGTTGACTTGCTCGCCCTGAGGTTGGAGAGGATTCGCAAGCAATAAGCAACAACCCTTCGCAACTTGCCGTACGAGGAATAACGTGCGAAAAGTATGTTGCTAAAGTCACACGTCGTAGaggtgatgactattttggacACCGCTAACCGCTCCTCGATGTCCGTCTCGTTCTCTTTCGCGAGTACTGGTTCCACCGGCCACTCTTCCtgtccgtaggacaaccaacgTGGCCCCTGCCACCATCGCTCGCACTGCAGTAACTCTTCGGGCCTCAACCCGCGCGATATATCATCCGCCGGGTTATCGCTACCAGGAACATGACGCCAGCATGAAATTCGGGTCTCCTCTTGTATTTGCGCCACCCTGTTggcgacgaacggcttccatcgACGAGGTGATGATTTGAGCCAATGCATGACGGTCATGGAATCTGTCCAACAGATAACCGTCGACGATGAAACGTTGAGTGCTCGAatcaccttctggaacaggTGTACTGCTAGCCGTGCTGCACACAGTTCTAATCTGGcgatggaatgtgtgtttgagagggACACCACCTTGGACTTAGCCGCTAGCAATCTAACCGTAGAGCCCCGTGTCGAATCCGAGCGTACGTAACAACATGCTCCATAGGCTCCTTGAGATGCATCCGCGAAGAGATGCAGCTGCAGCCTTTCCGGATTGCTATGTGCCACCAATCGAGGTACTCGCAGTTCGCGTAACACATAGAGCGTTGAGTGGAACCTCCTCCACTCTTCCTGAATCTCCGCTGGTAGCGGACGATTCCAGTCCAGCGTCTTCCCCTCGTGCTTCAATCCCCATAGGCGTTGCAGGAACATCTTGGCGAGTATCACCGTTGGTCCCAACAGACCAAGAGGATCGAAGATTCTGGCCGTGTATGATAACACCAGGCATCGTGTCAGCTCTTCTGCAGGGGTTGGCAAATccacccgaaaccgaaacatatcgttggatggttcccaaaccaagcccagTGTTGAGACTGCTTGGTCTTCTTGCCAGTCTAGAACTGATTTGATGGCCAAATCGGCGCTTGGAACACCATCAAGCGCAGCCGGTATGTTCGACGCCCATTTCTTTAGTGAGAAGCCCGCTGATTCCAACATCGATGATATCTgtttacgtgtctcgatggcTTCTGAAACACTTGCTGCACCAGTCAGCAAGTCATCCACATAAAAATCATGCAGAACCGGGTCTACGGCTTTGGGGTACTCCTGTTTGTTGTCATGCGCGATTTGTTGCAACGTACGAGTGGCCAAGAACGGAGCTGATGCGGTACCGTAGGTCACCGTTTGTAGCTCATACGTTGCTATTGGTTCGGTTGAACGTTCCCGATATCGAATGCGTAGCAGTTTTCGATCTTTATCATAATGCAGGATCTGCCTGTACATCTTCTCCACGTCTGCCACTAATGCGACAGAATGCTTCCTGAATCGCAAGATGATTGTGAGCAGATCATCTTGTACCGTTGGGCCAATGAGTAAGGTGTCGTTCAAGGAGTAGCccgatgttgttttgcaggaTGCATCGAAAACAACACGAACCTTGGTTGAAGAACTCGACTCCTTAATCACGGCATGATGAGGGATGTAGCAGTGCGGCTCACTATCGTCGACAGGTTCGGTGAGTTTCACCATGTGTCCCAACTGCTCGTATTCTACCATGAACCTTTTATACTCCTTTTCCATTACAGGATTGGCctttagccgccgttcaactCCCAACAAACGCCGATCTGCTATATCCCTTGACAAACCCAGGACTTTCTCCGGTTTGGCATTTCGCGGCAACGACACGACATAGCGACCTTGAGCATTTCGCGTAGTCGTGGAAGCATAATACTTCTCACACAGGTCTTCTTCCAAAGACATCGCAGGGCCTTCTAAAATGCTCTCAGCCTCCCAGAACCGTTGTAGCGAAGCTGCAATGTCACCTTCATTGGTTGCCAGGTGACACAACCGCAAATTGGGCCCAGAACAACGGGAAGTATTCCCAGAGATCGCCCATCCAAACGGTGTCTCCAACAACcatggttttccttcgcccagtgaccgcttccttccagtgtgtagttcccaaaatgtatcaccgccaataaccacatctACCTTTCCGGGGACGTGGAAAGTAGGATCAGCCAATTTTATATTCGGGAGGAACCACGACTCTACGTTTATCGGTGTGGTTGGAAGATCTGCCGACGGAGTCTTTAGTACAAGAAATTCCATTGTTGTAGAGAAGTCAGCCCCTTTCGATTGAACGGCCGCTGTAATGGAACCCTTGACGTGCTGCATCTGTTGCCCTATACCAGATATGGCAACGTCTACCTTTGACAACGGTGTTAGCAATCGCTGCGCCATGGTTTCGGAAACGAAATTGCACATCGATCCCGAATCGAGAAGTGCCCGCGCATCATACGTGTTGCCGTGATCATccacgagctggagaaggaccgtttccagaagaaccatttcctcatcggattGCGCAGCCATGGTCACCGCTGAATTCACATGTAGTAGTGAATGGTGTCGTGCCTTGCACGTAGTGCACCGGTACGACGAGCGGCAATCCCTCACTTGGTGATGACGATTCAGGCAATTCCAACACAGCCGTTCTCGTGTTGCGATTTCCCGCCGTTGGGGTACGTCCTTATTTGCGAATTCCGGACAAGCCCGCAAATGGTGAGCCTCCGTGCAACCAAAAATgcacggtggttgtggtggctgtGGCGCTGACATATGCGGTATTGCTCTTCCTGCCGTCGCTGTGTTACCCACCAACCTTGGTCTAtgttcgaatatttttttgctaccggCCACCATTCTCGTATTTAGTTCAGTATGGGAAAACTCACGCGTTGACTTAAGGATTCGGACACGACTATGAAGGAAATCTACTAACTCCTTGTACTTATCtttcgtgtgctgtgctgaatggttttcccaagccaagatgGTCGCCGTGTCCAGTTTCATCAGCAAGAGGTTGGCGAGCGGCGTATCCCAGTACTCAACGGGCTCGTCGAGTTTCTTCAGcccgttcacgtgccgcgtgaattcatccacgagctgcgccaattcatccaccCTTTCACGGCTCACTGTCGGTAGGTGATGAATcttccggtagtactcgcgaacaAGCGTACGCGGGTTGTCGTATCGCTTCAGCAAGGCAGTCCACGTCACGTCGTAATTATCTGCTGTTAAGGTGGTATGCTCGAAGAGCAATCCAGCATCACCCTTTAACGACGACAGCAGATattgcagcttcatgatgttAGGAATGTCCGCGGAAGAATCAATCATAGCTACAAATCGGTCCCGGAAAGTAAGCCACTTGGTAGAATCACCATCAAACGTAGGTAATTCGATTTTCGGCAGACGCACATTCACAGCACTCGATCGTCCCGTAGTATTCATCGTTGAATTCGCGATCAACACCGAATCACTCACACCCGGGTTCGAGGGTTGCCTTCGTAGAAGGAAACCCTTCACGCGTCGGTAACGCGTGTCCATTTCGCAACGTTCCGCCACATACGTTTCCGCCCCATCCTCATCTAGCTCCGAAACTTTCGCGCTTGCCTGGAGAAAATCTTCGTAATACCTTTCCAGCTGGTCTAGACACACTGATACTTCACTCACTCTATCATCGGTATATTCACTGGTGAACTGTTCCACGGTTTTAATTAACTCGGCAGCTTGGCGTTTTTTCAGTTGAAacgtttttaattgtttcgccattttctctttgaatttttggcgcGTAGGATAATCTCACTGTAACTTGGATGCAACTTGTACGCAAAACCAAATTTCGAATGGCGCAAATTTGAAAACGCAATGGGTGTCGTTGCAGTTATGGGTGCCAAATTTGAAATGGCGTGGGTGGCGTCGGTTTTCTTACGCGTTCCGATCGAACTGCACACTCGCTTTTCTGTTCCTTGTTCGTGACACGATGTAATCTTCACGAACACTTCACAAACGTCTCCTTTGCCCGTGATAGCGGGGCAACCAAAGGTTATGATAAACACAACGGGTTTAAACGGAGAAATATCACACTTTGAATCACCACTGTACATAAACGGTACGTAGTGCCGTTTATTCCCAAATCTGTGAACACGTAGTGTCCTGCTGCAAGTTTCACTGCACGTAATGCTTCCTTTcaccgatccggttcgaaggaccaaatgtataaattacaccggtcgtgaagggaggaaacttgtgatatttgggaatttctaaaactggagcggataattgaatatgtgttatgcgtttggaagttgcttttgtaatgtttattcaaccgtcagatttgtacataattcaattactctagttcacttttcttacatcggcgtctggtttatactctctgctcgtagtgttgtcaagtgttgtttatttttcatgcaataacaattcaaaatattttcatgcaaattaattaattatactaattatccaaattccaaattctccttggagcagttttcagggaaccatatagcaggaacattcgaatatggaaccattttcgttctttggacacctcctataacttgaatggcgactatgaggaccttcatttcgtactcagtgggtacccctattcatcgagggtatcgttttgataccccttacagacctttggacacagtcttactacgccttggagcagtcatcagagaaccatatagtaggaacagccgaatatggaaccctttttgttctttggaaacctcctacaacttgtatggcgactatggggaccttcatttcgtactcagttggtacccctattcatcgagggtatcgttttgatacgccttacagacctttggacacagtcttactactccttggagcagtcatcagagaaccatatagtaggaacagccgaatatggaacccttttcgttctttggacacctcctataacttttatggcgactatggggaccttcatatcgtactcagttggtacccctattcatcgagggtatcgttttgagaCCCCTTATAGACCTTTGGACTcaatcttactactccttggagcagccatcagggaaccatacagtaggaacagccgattatggaacccttttcgttctttggacacctcctacaacttgtatggcgactatggggaccttcatttcgtactcagttggtacccctattcatcgagggtatcgttttgatacccccaacagacctttggacacagtcttactactccttggagcagccaacagagaaccatacagtaggaacagccgaacatggaaccctttttgttctttggacacctcctataacttgtacggcgactatggggaccttcatttcgtactcagttggtacccctattcatcgagggtatcgttttgataccccttacagacctttggacacagtcttactactgcttggagcagccatcagggaaccatacagtaagaacagccgattatggaacccttttcgttctttggacatctcctacaACATGTAtgacgacttcggggaccttcatttcgtactcagtttgtacccctattcatcgagggtatcgttttgataccccttacagacctttggacaccgtcttactactccttggagcagccatcagggaaccgtacggtaggaacagccgattatggaacccttttcgttctttggacacctcctataacttgtatggcgactatggggaccttcatttcgtactcagttggtacccctattcatcgagggtatcgttttgagaCCCCTTATAGACCTTTGGACTcaatcttactactccttggagcagccatcagggaaccatacagtaggaacagccgattatggaacccttttcgtactttggacacctcctacaacttgtatggcgactatggggaccttcatttcgtactcagttggtacccctattcatcgagggtatcgttttgataccccttacagacctttggacacagtcttactactccttggagcagtcatcagagaaccatatagtaggaacagccgattatggaacccttttcgttctttggacacctcctacaacttgtatggcgactatggggaccttcatatcgtactcagttggtacccctattcatcgagggtatcgttttgatacccccaacagacctttggacacagtcttactactccttggagcagtcatcagggaaccatatagtaggaacagccgattatggaacccttttcgttctttggacacctcctacaacttgtatggcgactatggggaccttcatttcgtactcagttggtacctctattcatcgagggtatcgctttgataccccttacagacctttggacacagtcttactactccttggagcagccatcagggaaccatacagtaggaacagccgattatggaacccttttcgttctttggacacctcctacaacttgtatggcgactatggggaccttcattttgtacacagttggtacccctattcatcgaggctatcgttttgataccccttacagacctttgggcacagtcttactattccttgcagcagtcatcagagaaccaaatagtaggaacagccgattatggaacccttttcgttctttggacacctcctacaacttgtatggcgactatgaggcccttcatttcgtactcagttgatacccctattcatcgagggtatcgttttgataccccttacagacctttggacgcagtcttactactccttggagcagccatcagggaaccgtacagtaggaacagccgattatggaacccttttcgttctttggacacctcctataacttttatggcgactatggggaccttcatttcgtactcagttggtacccctattcatcgagggtatcgctttgatacccccaacagacctttggacacagtcttactactccttgcagcagtcatcaaagaaccaaatagtaggaacagccgattatggaaccctttttgttctttggacacctcctacaacttgtatggcgacttcggggaccttcatttcgtactcagttggtacccctattcatcgaggctatcgttttgataccccttacagacctttggacacagtcttactattccttgcagcagtcatcagagaaccaaatagtaggaacagccgattatggaacccttttcgttctttggacacctcctacaacttgtatgacgactacggggaccttcatttcgtactcagttggtacccctattcatcgagggtatcgttttgataccccttacagacctttggacacagtcttactactccttggagcagtcatcagagaaccaaatagtaggaacagccgattatggaacccttttcgttctttggacacctcctacaacttgtatggcgactatgaggtcgttcatttcgtactcagttggtacccctattcatcgagggtatcgttttgataccccaaacagtcctttggactcagtcttactactccttggagcagccatcagggaaccatacagtaggaacagccgattatggaacccttttcgttctttgaacacctcctacaacttgtatggcgactatggggaccttcatttcgtactcagttggtacccctattcatcgagggtatcgttttgataccccttacagacctttggacacagtcttactattccttgcagcagtcatcagagaaccaaatagtaggaacagccgattatggaacccttttcgttctttggacacctcctacaacttgtatgacgactacagggaccttcatttcgtactcagttggtacccctattcatcgaggctatcgttttgataccccttacagacctttggacacagtcttactattccttgcagcagtcatcagagaaccaaatagtaagaacagccgattatggaacccttttcgttctttggacacctcctataacttgtatcgcgactatggggaccttcatgtcgtactcagttggtacccctattcatggtaggtatcgctttgatacccccaacaaacctttggacaccgtcttactactccttcgagcagtcatcagagaaccatttagttgaaacagccgaatatgaaacccttttcgttctttggacacctcctacaacttgtatgacgacttcggggaccttcatttcgtactcagttggtacccctattcatcgagggtatcgttttgataccccaaacagtcctttggactcagtcttactactccttggagcagccaccagggaaccatacagtaggaacagccgattatggaacccttttcgttctttggacacctcctacaacttgtatggcgactatggggaccttcatttcgtactcagttggtacccctattcatcgagggtatcgttttgataccccttacagacctttggacacagtcttactactccttggagcagtcatcagagaaccatatagtaggaacagccgattatggaacccttttcgttctttggacacctcctacaacttgtatggcgactatggggaccttcatttcgtactcagttgttacccctattcatcgagggtatcgctttgatacccccaacagacctttgaacacagtcttactactccttggagcagtcatcagagaaccatatagtaggaacagccgattatggaacccttttcggtctttggacacttcctataacttgtatggcgactatggggaccttcatttcgtactcagttggtacccctattcatcgagggtatcgttttgataccccttacagacctttggacacagtcttactactccttggagcagtcatcagagaaccatatagtaggaacagccgattatggaacccttttcgttctttggacacatcctataacttgtatggcgactatggggaccttcatttcgtactcagttggtatcgttttgatacccccaacagacctttggacacagtcttactactccttggagcagccatcagggaaccatacagtaggaacagccgaatatggaaccattttcgttctttgcacacctcctacaacttggatggcgactatggggaccttcatttcctactcagttggtacccctattcatcgagggtatcgttttgatacccccaacagacctttggacacagtcttactactccttggagcaaccatcagggaaccatacagtaagaacagccgattatggaacccttttcgttctttgtacacctcctacaacttgtatgacgacttcggggaccttcatttcgtactcagttgttacccctattcatcgagggtatcgctttgatacccccaaca is a genomic window containing:
- the LOC118516913 gene encoding uncharacterized protein LOC118516913, encoding MSLEEDLCEKYYASTTTRNAQGRYVVSLPRNAKPEKVLGLSRDIADRRLLGVERRLKANPVMEKEYKRFMVEYEQLGHMVKLTEPVDDSEPHCYIPHHAVIKESSSSTKVRVVFDASCKTTSGYSLNDTLLIGPTVQDDLLTIILRFRKHSVALVADVEKMYRQILHYDKDRKLLRIRYRERSTEPIATYELQTVTYGTASAPFLATRTLQQIAHDNKQEYPKAVDPVLHDFYVDDLLTGAASVSEAIETRKQISSMLESAGFSLKKWASNIPAALDGVPSADLAIKSVLDWQEDQAVSTLGLVWEPSNDMFRFRVDLPTPAEELTRCLVLSYTARIFDPLGLLGPTVILAKMFLQRLWGLKHEGKTLDWNRPLPAEIQEEWRRFHSTLYVLRELRVPRLVAHSNPERLQLHLFADASQGAYGACCYVRSDSTRGSTVRLLAAKSKVVSLSNTHSIARLELCAARLAVHLFQKVIRALNVSSSTVICWTDSMTVMHWLKSSPRRWKPFVANRVAQIQEETRISCWRHVPGSDNPADDISRGLRPEELLQCERWWQGPRWLSYGQEEWPVEPVLAKENETDIEERLAVSKIVITSTTCDFSNILFARYSSYGKLRRVVAYCLRILSNLRASKSTSINSVKRNTDMKTLLSSVPPLTAAELQDAELRLCQRAQHDSFAEEMDDLKRGKLVSGRSRLKWLSPYLDPKGVLRVGGRLGNANIPQSTKHPIVLAASHRLSTLLVENTHHQKMHAGPQFMLATIRQKFWLIGGRNLAKSVYHRCHTCFRNKPTLVKQAVADLPKSRVTPTRPFAVSGVDYCGPFLLKSTVRNRSPTKAYIAIFVCFATRAVHIELVSDLTSTAFQSALRRFVARRGKVAELHSDNATTFKGAAHELHRIYRMLKIDEGDRRAIFDWCAENELVWKFIPPRAPHFGGLWEAAVKSAKRHLLKTIGVRSVTQENMLTLLAQVELCLNSRPLIPISDEPTDLEALTPGHFLIGSSMQAVPQVDLSKISPNRLKEYQLVQRQMQEIWARWYPEYLQQLQARAKHANNTPVKLEVNQLVIVKEDNTPPA